A segment of the Arachis hypogaea cultivar Tifrunner chromosome 5, arahy.Tifrunner.gnm2.J5K5, whole genome shotgun sequence genome:
AAATAGGGTTGTCCAGCCTATGTATGGAGACAGTTATTTGTTTGCCTTGGATTCAATGGTTGGAGAAGGAGAAAATTGTCCATGATCATTGAATTCATTTCATCAAACTCGTCTTCGATTTAACAGTATAAAGGAATATAGTTTCCTACAGGATGAATACAATCTATTAAGTAAGACAATAAATTCTGCTTTAGCAGCTTGTTCAGGTATCCTGATATACATAAGTGTGAGCAAGTTCCATAATATGCAGTTGTTTCATGCATGTTGTCCTTCTTCAAGCTATATGATATGTCTTACCTGCACCAAGTTGGCAATCGTTCATGTTTGTAGAACTTTTTGAAATGAAATCAGTTTATATATGTGCAAACAAATTCTGAATCGTGAGAGTATATATTTGATCACAATTATCAATACCTTGATTATGATTACTGATTACTTTCTTAGTAGCAAAGTTGGTTGCTCAAAAGATATTTGGATTCATGTAATATCTATACTGACTTATTTTCAATTGATGACAGATTATATTCACCAATGTTGGCAACCCACATGCTTTGGGACAGAAACCACTGAGCTTCCCCCGCCAGGTTCAGCATAACTATCATAATTCTACTTTTAACTGATCCAATGCGAAGGTTAAGCTATTTTTAACTGTTGATTATGCTAAACATCTGAAATTTTTCTATTGCAGGTGGTTGCTTTGTGCCAGGCACCATTCCTACTTGATGATCCTAATGTTGGTCTGTTATTCCCTGCTGATGCAATTGCAAAAGCCAAACATTATCTGTCAATGACTGGCGGTGGTTTAGGTATTGATATGTAACCCAACTTAAATGAACAATTTGTTTCGTTTTTGATGTAGTGCTTTGCATCTTATGTTATGATACCATCGATTATTTAAGCATTTGCTATAGAAGGCTTAAACTGTAAGCTACTGCCTGGAACTAAAGACTAAATTGCTGAAACAATGCCACCAACCAGCTGAAAtctctttaattgcttttctAAGGAACCTTTTGCCAATGGGATTTCCTTTATAAATAAAGATCAAACTGTACTAATTGCTTCCAACAGTCTTAGAAAGTTTTCAGAACTAGCAGGCACTTCTTATCTTGCAGATATTTATTGCTGTTTTGACGTTCTAACTTACACATCTTACTATCATAATTTGGTGTTCACCGATTCGTCTCATTATAACAGAGGATTAAAGATTTTTCTATATATTAGAATCTCCAGTAACTGACTGCCGTAATGGTATATTTTAGGTGCTTACAGCGACTCCCGCGGCATTCCAGGAGTACGGAAGGAAGTGGCAGAGTTCATACAAAGGCGTGATGGTTACCCCAGGTATTTATTTATCCTCCATACTTTTACTCAGTCATTTGTTATCCTGTCTTTCGTCATGGTAAGGCTTTCAAGCTAAATTTCGAAGTCCGATTAATGAAGATGTTAATTGCTTGTTGCTCCATTCACAGTGACCCAGAGCTTATTTATCTCACTGATGGTGCTAGCAAGGGTGTGATGCAGATCTTACAAACTATAATTGGAGGTCAAGGGGATGGGGTAATACAGTCTTTTTATCGTTATATTACTTCAGATATCTATATCCATTGCCATTTTTTTAGTATTGCGTAACACTTCCTATTGCCAGATTTTGGTTCCAGTCCCACAATACCCGCTCTACTCGGCAACAATTGCTCTCCTTGGTGGTTCTCTTGTTCCATACTACCTAGAAGAGACTGCAAACTGGGGTCTAGATATCAATGAACTTCGTCAGTCGGTTAACCAGGCTCGCTATAAAGGAATAACTGTAAGTGTCCTGGCGTTTCTAATGTGGTATTTTCCACTATGTTTCTAGAATCTAGATTAAACtcataatgaatccagatgctcATAGGCTTGAATGAAGAGGATAGTAAACAATCTAAAGAGAATGAACTTTCTTGAACTGAAACCGTATTTTGTCGATACTTTTCTTGTTCCCGTCCCTTGTCATGGTGACAACCACCACTAACTTGGCTGGTTGCCTCATCCAACGGATGAATGAAAAGGAATCTTCCTGGATGTAGTTATAATAGGAAGATTCTTTTTGTGCCAGAGATGGAATAATCTATGATGAATTAGTAGCTGCTATATTGATTAAAACTCAGCATCTTTCTGATAAGTTCTTTATCATTTGTCAAAATCTCGTATCCATTGTTCTTTGACGGAAGCAACAAAATTATGATACTTTGAAATTTGATCAGGTTAAAGCAATGGTGATCATAAATCCTGGAAATCCTACTGGACAATGCCTTAGTGAAGCTAATCTAagagaggttttgcaattttgttttgaAGAAAATTTAGTCTTGCTTGGAGATGAGGTTTACCAGCAGAATATATATCAGGATGAACGACCCTTCGTTAGTGCCAAAAAGGTATACTTTGCTGTTTGCTGTTCCTCTGATCTAATGTTTTTGCATCAATCGTTAACTTGATCTAACCTTAATATTTCTTTACATAATAAGGTTCTGATGGACATAGGCCCTCCTTTAAGCAAGGAAGTCCAGCTTATTTCTTTTCACACTGTGTCTAAAGGATATTGGGGTGAATGTGGACAGCGTGGAGGATATTTCGAAATGACCAACATTCCTCCCGAGGTTTGTCTATTATATTAAACATTACTACATTTCCTTGAAATATTTGAGTTTCAAGCTTGGATTCTACCAAATTTGGGATATGTATATCGAGATGTCATTGTTACAATATGATATTGCTACATCACTGATGATTTACTATGATTATCGCTCTTTGTTGCAGACAGTTGATCAGATCTATAAAGTTGCATCGATATCACTCAGTCCTAATGTTCCAGCACAAATATTTGTGAGTGCTGAATATTTTTGTGATATTTTAAGTTTGACTCTTTTCTTTCTGTAATAGTTGACTATTGAATATCTATCTCCTTTCCCTCTCACTGCAGATGGGGCTTATGGTCAATCCACCTAAACCAGGAGATATTTCTTATGACCAATTTGTTAGGGAAAGGTAGTATTGGCAAGAATAATCtgctaaatattaaattttgatgtaGTGAATTGACAAATATCTATGATATGCAGCAAAGGAATACTCGAATCGTTGAGGAGAAGAGCAAGGATCATGACTGATGGATTCAACAGCTGCAGAAATGTTGTTTGTAATTTCACAGAAGGTATAAATGATAGTGTTCCTTGTTGCATGTTTCTTCTTCAACCTATGGTTGTCTTAGCTTATTAGTAATGCGAGGAGTTTTGTTCAGGTGCAATGTATTCATTCCCTCAAATTCGGTTGCCGCCAAGAGCTATAGAGGCTGCTAAACAGGCTGGAAAGGTTCCAGATGTGTTCTACTGTCTAAAGCTTTTGGAAGCCACTGGCATATCCACTGTTCCTGGTTCAGGATTTGGACAGAAAGAAGGGTACATAACATATCCATTCGTTTTTCTCATATTCATCCCTTATTtagaattaattccaatttttatGAAGTGATCCTACATGCCTACTCTGTATTGCTGTTATGCATTGAAAAAATTGATGGGAATTGATCCATTCATGTAAATATCTCACATGACTTTTACCATTGATGAGGAAGGTGAGGCCTAGTATAGGACCCATGATCGATGGCGAACTTTAATAAATGATCCTATCATGTAAAATTTTCATATCAGAGGATCCGTTTCTGAGTTCACTAGGAAAGGCATACACAATCATTTTtccatgatcatgaatggaaattaATGGAGCAACTCTTTCTAGGTTTATTATGTGGTAATATTGGGGTTTAATCAAACACATTCAGTGTAAAAGTATTTTACGCAAACATTCAATTATGTATTGCTACGTCAGTAGAACTAGCTACGAACTATTTTAAAAGTTTAGAAATACATGCATTTGATTGAATGAACTGATAAATATGGACACAGAAAATACCTGTTACCAATggtttcctatttttattttctaatgctTTATTTGTGCCAAACATTTTTTGCGTATAGGGTCTTCCATTTGAGGACAACCATTTTACCTGCTGAGGAAGACATGCCTGCTATTATGGATAGTTTCAAGAAGTTCAATGATGATTTCATGGAGCAATATGAAGATCATAGAGGTTACTCACGGATGTAAACAAATCCTGGCGTGGAAAAGAAAAAGGTTGCATTATACTCTCATTGCACATTTTTAAAGCAGTTCAGTCTCTCTTAAAAATCATGAACTCCTCTTAATGAGGCTTCTACTTGTAAACCTTATACTTTCTTCTATATCATTCTGAACTGCTAATCTTTATTTCATGTATATTTAATCTTCCTTGTACCTTTACTATGTTGTGACAATACAATCATCTTGAATTTCATATACTTCTCTATTAATTTCTTGTGTCATATAAATATGGTGTGTGTTGGTAGAGGCAAGGTTCTTTTGGAATAGAAAATTCTATGAAattgctttttcttctcttttcttttttggcCCCCTCCTCTATCATGttgttaatataattaattgtgACATAAAATGAAATATTCATGGACAATAAATGTGACACAAATGAGAATGACAACTACACATACCTTTTCGTTTGACTTCAAGTCTTCAGTAAAATTGTttgataaagaaaacaaaaaagtaaaactGTAAAGTTCTTTTTCTTGGTTGGTTACTTAGTTATGAACTTATGATTAAAGATATTCTCGGAAAGTGTTAAGATTAAAGATATTCTCTAATAATTGCCTCTCTATATTTCAAATACCAAAGTTTTTCACATATAAGAAATTAAAGCACTTCTTGAATGGTAGTTGCAATCTCAAGCTATCTAAAGGCCTTGTTGGCACAAAATCTGGTACTGTTCCATGGCTTATACATACATAATGGAATAATTGGTACAACAATGACAGTTGCAAAATATGTGCAACGGGATATAATTTATTAACTTTTGCATTCTTTTGAAATTGGATAATATTATTACTTCAAACTCTCAGGATATTTCTTCACATTGTTATTCCAGAAATGGATTAATTGGCATAGACATAGGCCTTTCTTTACTAGGTTGTAAAGCTATGGGAATCAAGATTTAAAGCTATTATTAAGATAAGATATGGAATATAATATGGGACATTTTAAAAGTTACTTTAAGCTTTTTTTCGGTTCTTTTCGCTCCATTTTATTCATATACACTTTGGTTTATAATGAATTTTATGATGTTTATAATTTGGtgcctaattttttttaacttattttttatgacacattttaaaatatttaataattatttatttttatattttaaaattaaatattaatttttatctctttttgATAAACATCTAATTTGATTTGCTATGAATGCATGTCAAACCAAATTAATTTACCTTGAAACTCATTCCAATTTAAGTTGAACGGGAATACGAACTTATGTCGATGATTTTCATTCAATTCTCATATTGTAGTATATGACTATTGTTTATTCATGAAAAAGTCGTCTAAAGAAGAGTTATACTGTTTATCATTTGAAATCCGAGACTTAAAATTTTTCACCAAATATTTGCTTCAAACAAGAAAAAATCTTGAGTCTACactaaaatttaaaacctttattCGATTGTTTAAATCGTTTTATTAAACTACTATTCCACCTTAActcatgacaacaataaaaaaaatctacaaaTTCAActcaacagaatacataaatttaattacaatttaagtctttattatcttatattatttttattacttttatcttttttaataacgAATGAATATTGTAAAGTGAATATCAAAGAATCCTTGTCAAGAAAGGAATGAATATATTTCTTGTTAGGtttcagcaaaaaaaaaataaataaataactattgaACTAATAATGTTATTGTTACAcggtaaattaaaattaaactcaagaCACATAAAAAAGGCCTAATAAAAGAATCAACTTCTTAGTGAATATTTTTTTCCCGTGAAAGCTTGAAAGTTTGGTTCTTGTGGCTTTTGGGTTATTTCTGCCTTGTCTTGATTAGTGGAATTTTGAGAGGTCTTGTGTGGTCTTGACCCAAAGAAAAGCTTCCCAGAAGTTGTAGATGAAACATTATTCGATGAAGATTTAGAATCAGAATTCTTGTGTTCATTGTCACTTTGCTGTTTTGCCatacaagaggaagaagaaatttGTTTATCTGATGGTGTGGATGGCTTACCATCTAAACGCCTTGCAGAACCAGAAAATGGTGCAAACTCTCCAATCTTAGTTAGAATGTCAATGTCATCAGCTTCTTGTTGTTGTTTCTGGTCAGATGAAGTAGCTGGCAACTCTTTCTTAAATTCTTCTTTATAATCGAGAGGCGGGACAAAATCAACTTCACAGTCTGTTTCAATGATGCTGATAGCATGAGATGGCTTAGTTTcaatcacatcaatgtagtattctttgttgttgtataaaATCATTATTGTGTCACCAGTTGTTACACATGAGAAGCTCCGCAGATTAATCTCCAGCATTGCTTTTATATTTGAGAGATCCATGAAATCCTTTGTGTGAGGCTGTAGCTTGAGGTATGTTCCTTTTACAAGTGTGGTGCTTTTCAGAAGTATAAGATCTCCATCTTTCAACTGCATATTTTTCATCATCCAACTCGGTACACAAATTTTTCCCTCTTCAGCAGTGAATTCTAGGACCCCAGAGTGAGAAAATTTTCCATTAGAAAGATGTCTCATTTCAAATAACATAGGGTATTCCACTCCAGCATACAGAAGCTTATTAAATGCTGAAGGAGACATGATAATCTTATTGCCCAATTCCAAATTTGACTTTTCAATGGAAGAAACAGGATGACAGtggtaataatttttaaaagcataataaTCTTCCTCCTCCTCGCCGTGCTCCTCATCATGACTCACGTAGACTTCTTCATCTTCCTCGCCGATGTAGTAATCACCCATGCTAAATTGGTCCATTGGTATTTTTGGTAATGCACGATGATCAATATGAAACTGTGAACCCAAAGAAATCCTACCAAAAACAATTAGAGTCGGGCTTGGATTCCTTGCCTACTTAACTTCGCGAGAATGGATTCACCGGGTTTAGTAATGGAAGCCTAGAACAGAGGCAGGGAAAACTATTAACACAAACACTATTCTTATGAATTTTTTGATtggttgaattgaattgaagtgtaaattataaagataaaactaaatatatatagagtattggcttaagaaagataaaagtaaataaaaaaaaataagataagataataaagactaaaattgtaattaaatttatatattctaTTGGGTTGAATTTGTAGGTTACCagacttctttattttttttgaatcaaaataagctCAACACATTAATGTGGAGCAACAAAAGAAACTACAAGTattcataaaaacataaaaacctTTATCTTCCGACAACGTCATCAACCACTAAACGGATCACTCGCGGTCCATTTGTTGTAACTCAGCATCGTCTTCCTTATTACGAACTCCACACTTATttcctcattcttaaaaattctagcATTGCGTTCCACCCAAATGTTCCAAATAATTGCAAAAAAGCCTAACAGCCATTTCTTCTGATCTTGTTTCCGCTTATGCATACCGGTCCACCGCTCAAATAGTTCCCTAATGGTTCCAGGAATAGGCCACACCTCCCCAAGAGACCTCAACCAActacaccacacctgccatgttaGCTCACAGTGTAGGAATAACGAGACTTCTTTATTATTGTCATGGttaagatagaaaattagttTAATCAAAATTGTTCTTTAGCATTGTAAAGTATCAGTCCGAGCTTGAAGGAGGAGACTAATGTAACAATCAGATTTTCAACAACACAGTTAAATTTAGTTTGATGAACGGACTttgaatatacaaaaaaataataatattttatagtaataataataatttatttaataataatatttttgaataataatattttattataataatattttattaatttattttgatgattcactctaaatatttaattaattattaaaattttattaaagataaaaacataaggaattttattaaaatttaagaaaataaataaaaaaatttaaaaattacttaagatTACGTATCATCAATAAATAATCTCAATCTTACTAATAAGTCTCAAGTTTTTACATATTTTCTCCCCTTTCAGATGGAGTACTAGCAGCTCACTAATAAcgtatgatcatgtagagaagtGATGGATGATATCATACATTTTGACAATGTTCAGCTTAGCCCGAATTTTGAAGACCTAAAGTGTTATTCTCTCGTCTTTGTAGTCTAGAGGgattaggtatatatatatatatattagtcaaCATGCCATGTATGTATATGAAAGTTCTGATTCTACTTCATCTGTTATTATCTGTGATTTTATCTTTGAATACTTTTGCTTATCGAAcgaaataatttcaaaaaaaatttttggcaaaataatTGCGCTTTAATATCGAaacaggctcatataataaatattagttattaaataGGAAAGCAAGTTTGTAACGTCTAACTTCTAGTGTGACCATGACTTGTTAGAAATTGGATCGTTACAATTTGATATCAGAGCAATTCGTCCTTAGTAGAACTTGGGGAATGGATAGAATCATGCTTCACTTCATGCCCTGCTAACGTGTTCTATGCTGTTAGGATATCTTTAAGAAATATTTGGCATGAATGAGTATAACCgctcattttaaaaatattcatacttgacttgagatattaagactgtttaccttaatgttgattgtttggtgcagaTAAGACCTTAATAGTTGCGAATAGGCATAATTTAATCGAGTACGGAAACAACAAAACGATATGAGGCACATCTATtttcatagctgttatgatcaCCATGGCTATTGGCTATTGCTATGTGAGATATGGTTGCTGTATGAAACGAACTCTTCTCTTCGTTAAGATAGCTCGAAGAAAATATATCGCTTGAAGATGAATTTTCCGCAACTTCTTGTACATAACTGGAATTTTGaggacaaatttttttttaaggaagGCAAATTGTAATTATCATACTGTAGCGCAGGATattgtataaatttaaaaataaaaaagatttaattttatttttatttttatttattaaaattatttgtaattaaatattgcatttttttaatttatagtttaacatataaaatattttatcttctgatttatatataaatttaatactctTGCTGTAATTTGTAGGTACCGTATGATATTTTTATAAACGAAAgttattctttaaaaaaagaaaaaaaaaaaaactcatagaTCATCATCTTTGTATACACATGAATTAATGATCATATATAGGATGACCTCTtgcggatatatatatatatatatatatatatatatatatatatatatatatatatatatatatatatatatatatatatatatatatcaagtgtTTGAAAGTGTGAGGATTTCTTAGCTTTTGGACTAATAAATTAGAACTAATTTAAttgaacttaattaattaatcgaAATGCTTGATCACGTAGCAAAATTGTTTGTTTTAAAGGATACATGTTTGGAAAAAGGGCAAATTTAATAAAGAAATAACAGAAGTTAACTAATAATAGTTAacataaattttagatatttaatatttaatttttaaatgtataaaattttaattaattatttattaagtatatttttgtttgaaaaattaCATCAATCAATCACTTGAATTAATTACAGCAACTGTGTTAACGCCTTAATTAAAGTTAATTTGTCAACTAATGTCATTGTTAAGACGTTGAAAATGAAttggaatataaaattattacacCTTCGAGTTACATTCAGGCCAGGTCTGTTCCATTTTCGAGTCTAGAATggttaaaagtataattttttttagttcatgaaccatttataaataatttgtaaattaaaaattttaaaagtaataatTTAAGCTTTTTTCCCCCTACTTTTAATAAAACACTTAAGTT
Coding sequences within it:
- the LOC112801167 gene encoding glutamate--glyoxylate aminotransferase 2 is translated as MPPKPLDYESINENVKKSQYAVRGELYLRASELQKEGKKIIFTNVGNPHALGQKPLSFPRQVVALCQAPFLLDDPNVGLLFPADAIAKAKHYLSMTGGGLGAYSDSRGIPGVRKEVAEFIQRRDGYPSDPELIYLTDGASKGVMQILQTIIGGQGDGILVPVPQYPLYSATIALLGGSLVPYYLEETANWGLDINELRQSVNQARYKGITVKAMVIINPGNPTGQCLSEANLREVLQFCFEENLVLLGDEVYQQNIYQDERPFVSAKKVLMDIGPPLSKEVQLISFHTVSKGYWGECGQRGGYFEMTNIPPETVDQIYKVASISLSPNVPAQIFMGLMVNPPKPGDISYDQFVRESKGILESLRRRARIMTDGFNSCRNVVCNFTEGAMYSFPQIRLPPRAIEAAKQAGKVPDVFYCLKLLEATGISTVPGSGFGQKEGVFHLRTTILPAEEDMPAIMDSFKKFNDDFMEQYEDHRGYSRM
- the LOC112803424 gene encoding uncharacterized protein translates to MGDYYIGEEDEEVYVSHDEEHGEEEEDYYAFKNYYHCHPVSSIEKSNLELGNKIIMSPSAFNKLLYAGVEYPMLFEMRHLSNGKFSHSGVLEFTAEEGKICVPSWMMKNMQLKDGDLILLKSTTLVKGTYLKLQPHTKDFMDLSNIKAMLEINLRSFSCVTTGDTIMILYNNKEYYIDVIETKPSHAISIIETDCEVDFVPPLDYKEEFKKELPATSSDQKQQQEADDIDILTKIGEFAPFSGSARRLDGKPSTPSDKQISSSSCMAKQQSDNEHKNSDSKSSSNNVSSTTSGKLFFGSRPHKTSQNSTNQDKAEITQKPQEPNFQAFTGKKYSLRS